In Paenibacillus sonchi, a single genomic region encodes these proteins:
- a CDS encoding ABC transporter ATP-binding protein, whose protein sequence is MLRVEKLSHAFSNSTEIVPVLHQVSFQVKPGEMVALLGSSGSGKSTMLNLMAGLMKPTEGQIYIAGQDIVKMSENRLAEFRRGHIGFVFQSYELIATMTVIENVQLPLVFQSVRPSVRRKKALALLEEVGLPDKSNLFPSQLSGGQQQRVSIARSLITEPSIIFADEPTGNLDTKTEEEIIGILQRLNKAKNTTFVIVTHEAEVAEQMQSIITLRNGYLVTGQEHMKEDLSSRREA, encoded by the coding sequence ATGCTGCGAGTAGAGAAATTGTCACATGCTTTTAGTAATAGTACGGAGATCGTACCGGTGCTGCATCAAGTCAGCTTTCAAGTAAAGCCGGGAGAGATGGTCGCTCTACTAGGGAGTTCAGGATCGGGTAAATCAACCATGTTGAATCTTATGGCAGGCTTAATGAAACCGACAGAAGGCCAAATTTATATTGCAGGACAGGATATTGTAAAGATGAGCGAGAATAGGCTGGCCGAATTCCGGCGTGGACATATCGGGTTTGTTTTTCAGTCCTATGAATTGATCGCGACAATGACGGTAATCGAAAACGTGCAATTACCTCTTGTATTTCAATCGGTACGTCCCTCCGTGCGCCGGAAGAAGGCGCTTGCCCTACTGGAGGAAGTAGGACTTCCGGATAAATCAAATCTTTTTCCTTCACAGTTGTCGGGTGGACAACAGCAGCGCGTTAGTATAGCAAGGTCGCTGATTACAGAACCTTCCATCATTTTTGCTGATGAACCGACCGGAAATTTGGATACCAAAACAGAGGAAGAAATCATTGGCATCCTGCAGCGCTTAAACAAGGCTAAGAATACAACCTTTGTCATTGTAACGCATGAGGCTGAGGTTGCGGAACAAATGCAGAGCATAATTACACTGCGCAACGGATATCTGGTGACCGGACAAGAGCATATGAAAGAAGATTTGTCGTCAAGGAGGGAGGCTTAG